The genomic stretch CGTCGGGGCCAAAAGTGCGGAACAACTGCTTCGGCTCGGTTTGAAAACGATCGGCGATGTCGCACAGATGGATCTCAAGCGGATGCGCATGCACCTCGGCGATTTTGCCGATCACCTTTATCTGCTCGCCAACGGCATCGACGATCGCCCCGTCGAAACACAGCGCGAAGCCAAATCGATCGGACACGAAACGACATTTGCCGAAGATGTGCGCGATCTGTCTTTTCTCGAAACCACCCTGCTCGGCCAAGCGGAAAAGGTCGCCCGCAGGTTGCGACAAGCCGGTTTGGAAGGGCGAACCATCACCTTAAAACTGCGCTACGCCCCCTTTCGCACGATCACGCGCAGCCACACGCTGGAGATTCCTACCTGTTTGGAACTGATCCTCTATGAACCGGTCAAAACGCTGCTCGCCAAATGCGCCCTCACCCCAAGCGATGCGATCCGACTGATCGGGGTCTCGATCGGCGGACTGGTCCCGGCGGGCGAAACACACACGAAACAGCTCAGCCTGTTCGATGATGCGCCGATCTCCACCCCTGATCCGCGCCAACAGGAACTGTCCAAAACGGTCGATAAACTGAAGGACAAATTTGGCGAAAATATTCTCACTCGTGCCAGATTGATCAAGCGCAATGACTCGTAATCCTGTATAATATAATAGATATAAAATTCTGATAATACAGGAGGATCGACATGGCAACCCATACCTTTTCGACGATGATCCAATTCATGCTGATCGCAGCCATCTTGCTTAACCTTTACACCGTCTTGGTGCGCTCCAAACAGAAAAAGTTTGCCCAAGCGGACAAGTACCTGTACCTGATCGGGCTTGGCGCTCTGTTACTCGCACTGCTCTGCAAATGGGTTGGCTTCGGTCCTGCGTTTTTGTTCGGCACCATCGGTGTCCTCTCCTCACTGCTCGTCCTGATCCGCAACTCGCAGAAGATTGAAGAGGTGCGCAACTCCCTGCCGCCCAAAGAGCGGGCGCAACTGCTTCGGCTGTATCTAGGCGCCATCTGCATCGCGGGCATCCTCGGCGGACTGTTCGGATATAACACGTTTGGCGCGTAAACACTTGGCATGACGCACTTTTTTTGCGTCATGTCCTTTTTTGTGTCACAAAAACCGTTCCGGCGGTTTCATACAGATAGAAGCAAGCGATGAAAGGAGGCGCAGAATGGAGGGTTATGCACGCATGGCAGAACACCCAAGTCCACAGACGGCCCCGCCGTTTCAGGACGTGTTTACCAACTACTACGCGCAGGTCGTCCGCCAGATCACTCGCATCACCCGCGATCAGGCGACTGCAGAAGACCTCGCCCAGGACGTGTTCCTCAAGTTGTATGACCAAGATCTCCGCGAGATCGAAAACCTCGGCGGCTGGCTGACCCAAGCGGGCATCTACGCCGCGTACAACCATTTGCGCAGTGAACGCAGGCGCGCCTCGCGCGACGGACAACAAGAACTGCCTGGCGGAACGCTCGAGCCATCGACCGAAGAACGCTGGCTGAAACAGGAGGAGATCGAAGCGGTACGCGAGGCTCTGACAGCGCTTGGCGAACGCGACCGCGTCTTGCTCCTGATGAAATACTCCGGCTACAACTACCAAGAGTTGGCGCAGGCCACCTCAATCGACTCCGGTTCGGTCGGCACGCTGCTCGCCCGCGCCCGCCGGAAATTCCGAGATCTCTATCAACGTAAAAGGGAGGGAGACAGATGATCCAATGTCCACAAGAAGCGCGCATTCAGAGCTATCTCGACGGCGAGCTGACGCGTGATGAACGCAAAGAACTCGCCCGTCACCTCGATCACTGCACCCTCTGCACGCAGGTTCTTCACGAATTGAAGCGCCTCACCGCTTGGAGCGATGAAGCGTTGTCCGAAAGCTTTTCTCCGCTTCCCGATGAAGCAAAGATCGACGTCGCACAAGCTTGGGACACCTTTCAAGCCCGTCTGCACCAGCGTAATCAGACGGTGGAACCGCCTGTCGAGACTTCCGAAATGATTCAACCCACATCCTCAACCAAAATGAAACGGAGCTGGTTTACTATGGCGAAAACGTATCAAAAATGGATCGCGGGCACCGCTGCAGCAGCTGTCGTGATCTCTGTGCTGACCATCCCGCAAGTACAGGCCGCAGCAGGTGATCTGCTCTCGATCTTCCGCGTGAACAAAATCGAGTCGGTCAAAATCACCCAAGAAGAGCTGCGAAGCATCGAGCAACTCTTCAACGGCAACGAGATCGGCGAAAAAACGATCGCAGGCCTCGGGACGTTTTCTGTCGATCATCCCAGCGAATACCAGTCTTTCGATTCTGAAGCCAGCCTGAAAGAAGCTGGCCATCCGTTGGTGCCGATGCCAAGCGGTTACAAGTTCTCGTCGGCCAGTACCAATCCCGAGTATACGGTGCACATTCAACTCGACACGGTGAAAGCGAACAAAATGCTCACTCAGCTGGGCGCTGGCGTGCAATTTGACGAAAAGCTGAACAACAAGCGATTCTCCCTGACCGTGCCGAAAACCACCCACTACTATTTCTCGGACGATGCCAATCCGAATACGAACCTGTCCTATCAGCTGATCGGAGCACCGAAACTCGACGTGCCAGCCGATGTGGATGTTGAAGAACTGCGCCGCACCATTCTCGCTTCCCCGCTGATTCCAAGCGGCGTCAGCAAACAGTTGGCTTCGATCAAAGACTGGCAAAGCACGCTGCCCATTCCGTTCGTCGAAGGCAACGACCAAGTAGAGGAAGTAAAAGTGAACGGTCACAAAGGCTTGTTTATCAAGAACCGCCATGGATACGGCGGTTCCCTGATGTGGGAACAAGACGGACTGATCCGCCAGTTGGAGTACAACAACTACGCTGACCCATCGACGCAAGACGCGAAGTCGATTTTGCTCGACACGGCGAAACTGTACAACTAACTTTCCACATTGACAAGAGCAACCGCATCGCGGATGCTCTTGTCGTATTCTTTGTATCGAAAGGAGCCTTGCCATGAACGAGATGGTGATCGAAACCTGGAACCTCACCAAACAATATGACGGCAAAGCGGGCTGCAAAGACATCTCCTTGCAGGTGCCACGCGGAGTGGTCTACGGCTTTCTCGGCCCGAACGGAGCCGGAAAAAGCACATTTGTCCGCACGATGCTGGGCCTGATTCATCCGACGGGCGGGCGCGCGGAAATGCTAGGTCGCCCGATTGGCGATATTGAAGCACGCCAATCTGTCGGCTATCTGCCCGAACTGTTTCGCTATCAGGAGTGGTTGACGGGTCGCCAACTGCTGGATACGCACGCAGAGCTGGCCAAGGTGCCTCGCCCAGAGCGGAAAAAGCGCGTCGATGACCTGATCGAGCGCGTGGGGCTGAACGGACGGGAAAATGAAAAGATTCGCGGCTATTCCAAAGGCATGCAACAGCGCATCGGACTGGCCGCCGCTTTGATCAGCAACCCAGATCTGATTTTTCTCGACGAGCCAACTTCGGCCCTCGACCCAATCGGACGTCGCGAAGTGCGCGATCTGATGGCCGAGCTGCGGCGAGAAGGCAAGACTGTCTTCTTGAACTCACATCTGCTGTCCGAAGTGGAGACTGTCTGTGACCATGTGGCGATCATCCACAAAAGCGAACTGATCGTGCAGGGCGAATGGCGGAAACTGACAGACGTGCAAGCGAAAGTGTCGATCCGGGCAGGTGGGATGACGCCCGCCGTCTGGGGAAGCTTGGAGGGGCTGGTCACAAGCTGGGAGCCGCTCGAGCATCATGCCCTTGACGGGACGGGGCGCTTTTTGCTGCATCTGACCGCTGAGGAGCAGATTCCCGAACTGGTCAATCGCTTGAGCCAGCGCGGTGTGATGCTGTATGAGCTGTTGCCGACGCAACCGCACTTGGAAGATGTCTTCCTGTACTGGGTCAACCGAAAGGAGCAAGAGCATGTTCTCAATCGCCAAGCTATCGTTTAAAGAAACGCTCTACAAGCGCATCTTTCTGATCGCCGTGCTGATGACCCTCGCCTTCTTAGCTTTCTTTGGCATCGCCAATCATTATGCGTCCAAAGATATGACGGAGAACTTTGACTTTGCGGGGATGGAGATCGGGCAAGCGCTGTTGCAAAATACGTTTTTTGCTGTGCAAGTGCTGTCGATCGGACTGTTTTTTGCGAACTTTATCACTATATTACTGACGATTTTGTCCACTGTCGGCACCGTGTCCGGCGAAATTGAAAGTCATCAGATCGATACGCTGCTGGCCCGCCCTTTGAAACGGCGTGATCTGATCTTGGGGAAATTTATCGGGCTCGGGGGCTTGATGATGCTCTACTCGGTGTTTATCTTCGGCGGTGTGATCTTGATGAACCAACTGTTTGGCGGCGTGTTAGCGATCCATTTGAGCGCCGGGCAGATTGTGAAAGCTGGCTTGATGTTCGCCTTGCTGCCACTGCTCGTCACGGCCATCGGGCTCTGGCTCTCCACACGGCTGACCACGATCAATGGCGGCATCATCATGATCGTGATGTACGGCATCGGTTTCATCGGCGGCTTTATGGAACAGTTTGGTGTGCTGATGAATAATCGGTCGTTGGAAAACATCGGCATTCTCTCCTCAATCGTCTTCCCGCTCGATTCGCTGTTTCGTCGGATGAGCGTCTATCTGTTCGATGTGGCCGACAACCCGCTGTCGTTTGCCTCGCAAGGTATATTTGCCAGTGCCTCGACCCCTAGCAATCTGATGCTGGTCTATTCGGCGCTGTACGGTGTGCTGATTCTGTTTTTTGCGATTCGCAAATTTACGAAGCGCGACGTGTAGTGATCTTGATTTCCATGCGAATGAAAAAGGCACTTTCCGCTCTGGGAAAGTGCCTTTTGTGATGCGTCTTATGCTTCGGTCGGTGCCAAGTGCGACTGGGACAGACGCTTCTCGTTGATTTCGGCGAGAATGTCGGTGATGAACTGATCGACCGACTTGCTGCCGAGGTCGCCCGCTTCGCGGCTGCGAACCGAAACCGAATTCGTTTCCGCTTCGCGGTCGCCGACGACGAGCATGTACGGAACTTTTTGCAGCTGGCCGTTGCGGATCTTATAACCGATCTTCTCGTGGTCGGAGTCAACGGTCGCACGAATCTCCAAGTCGAGCAACTTTTCTTTGAGCTGTTCGGCATACTCAACGTGACGGTCAGCGATGGCGAGGATGCGGACTTGCTCCGGTGCGAGCCAAGTCGGGAACGCACCTGCAAAGTGCTCGATCAGGATGCCGATGAAACGCTCGATCGAGCCGAAGATCGCGCGGTGGATGATGATCGGCGTCTTGTGGCCGCCATCGCGATCCACGTAGCTCAGGTTGAAGCGGATCGGCAGTTGGAAGTCGAGCTGAAGCGTTGCGCACTGCCAGGTGCGGCCGAGCGAGTCGGTCACATCAAAGTCGAGCTTCGGACCGTAGAACGCGCCATCGCCCGGGTTGAGCACCCAGTCTGCGTTGATGTCGTTCAGCGTTTTTTCCAACGTCGCTTCCGCTTGGTTCCACAGGTTGATATCACCCATGAACTCTTCCGGACGGGTGGACAACTTGACCTTGTAGGACAGGCCGAGCGTGGTGTACGTCTTGTCGAGCAGTTTCAGCACGCCCATGATTTCCGATTCGATCTGATCTTCGGTACAGAACAGATGGGCATCGTCTTGGCACAGTCCGCGCACGCGCATCAGACCGTGTACCGCACCCGACATCTCCCAGCGGTGCAGACGCTCATACTCGGAGTAGCGGATCGGCAAATCGCGGTAGGAATGGACCCCTTCGGAGAAGACCAAGCAGTGCGCCGGGCAGTTCATCGGCTTGAGGCCGTACTCGGTGCCGTCTTGGTTCATGAAGTACATGTTCTCTTTATAGAAGTCATAGTGGCCGGACTGATGGAACAGATCGACCTTGAGCACCTGCGGAGTGTTGATCTCCTGATAGCCCAAGCGCAATTGCGTCTTGTACGACCAGTCGCGCAAGGTGTTCCAGAGCACGCGGCCCTTCGGCAGCCAGAACGGGATCGCCGGGGACTCGTCGCGCAAAGAGAACAGGCCGAGCTCTTTGCCGAGACGGCGGTGGTCACGCTTCTTCGCTTCTTCGATGCGGAAAATGTATTGGTCGAGCTCTTTTTGCGACGGGTAGGATACGCCGTACAGCCGTTGGAGCTGTTTGTTGTTTTGGTCGCCGCGCCAGTAAGCACCTGCGATGTTGGTGATCTTATGCGCTTTGATCTTGCCGGTTGATGGCAAGTGCGGGCCGTAGCAGAGGTCGGTGAACTCGCCTTGTGTGTAAGCGGAGATCACTTCGTCCTCCGGCAGATCTTTGATGATCTCTACTTTATATAGCTCGCCGATGCTGGTGAAATATGCGATCGCGTCCTCACGGGACAGCTCTTTGCGAACGATCGGGAAATCCGCTTCGATGATCTTCTTCATCTCCGCTTCAATCTTCTCCACATCTTCCGGCGTCAGCGTGCGCGGAGTGTCAATATCATAGAAATAGCCTTCGTCGAGCGTCGGCCCCACTGTCAGCTGTGCATCCGGGAACAGGCGTTTCACCGCTTGTGCCATGATGTGTGTCGAGGTGTGCCAAAACACCTCATGACCTTCAGTGGAATCCCACGTCACGATCGCGATCTCTGCATCTTGTTTGATCGGATGCGAAAGATCCACGAGGCGACCGTCAACTTTAGCGGCAAGAGCTGCCTTGGCGAGCCCTTTGCCGATGCTTGCAGCCACCTCTGCCGGTGTGACTTGTTCGCCCTCGTAAGAACGCACGCTTCCATCCGGCAAAGAAATGTTAATGGACACTGCTAACCCCTCCTAATCAGCACACTGGTACCCTTAGTACATTCTTTTTATTATAGGGACGGGTAGACAGCAATGTCAAGAAAAGACAAGCATTGCGGGGGTTTCTGGATAATATTTGCTTTCGTAAATTCGAGTTTACAAAAAACATTCGACAAACGTCACAATTATGCATCCTAATCTAGTATAATGATGACAGATTACTATCTTCTTAGCTAGATTAGGGGGACACATTTCACGATGAAAAAGTCTACTGTTAAGTTTGGCGTGTTGGCAGTTGTCGCATCTCTTACGACCGCTCTGTACAGCCCGCAAGCACTGGCGACCGGCGTTGAGGCAACCTCCGCACCGGTAGTTCAAAAGACTGATCTTCAACTCGCTCAAATGAAAGGTGCAATCGTGGGTTACCCGGGCACCACCGATTTGAAAGCAGAAAAATACGTCACCCGTGCAGAACTTGTCGCGATGATCAACAAAGCGCTGAGCCTGCCAGATGTAAAAGTGAAAAAATCTTCCTTCCATGACCTGGCGCAATGGCAGAGCCAAATCGTCGAAAATGCAGTCGCAGCAGGTCTGGTTTCGGGCGTTGGCAACGGTGCGTTCGAACCGAACCGCGAAGTGACCCGCCAAGAGATGGCTGTGATCATCGGCGCATCGATGAACGGCGGCAAAGTGCCGACCGTCAACCAAAACGTACTCAACTATTTCAAAGATAGCGACGCGATCGCTTCTTGGGCGAAACCGTTCGTCGCCTACAGCACGATCGCTGGTATTTTCGAACCGAACGCAGACGGCAACTTCGACGCGAACAAAAAGATGACCCGCGGCGAAGCGGCAAAAGCGCTGAAATATGTGCTGTTCGACGTGCTGGACATCCTGACCACCAACGACATTCACGGCAATATCGAAGTGCAATTTGACAAGAACAAGAACCAAAACCAAGGCGGCATGGAAACGATCGGCGGGATCGTCAACGACTTCCGCGCGGTCAACCCGAAAGGCACCATCGTCGTCGATGGCGGCGACGCTTGGCAAGGTACTCTGATCTCCAACCTGTTCAACGGCGAATCGGTCATCGAGTCGATGGAAGAGATCAAGTACGATGCGATGGCAATCGGCAACCATGAGTTCGACTTTGGCCGCGACGTGTTGATCAACAACATCAAGAAGTCGTCGGTGCCGATCATCTCCGCCAACGTGATCGAAGACTCGACTGGCAAACTGGTTGACTGGACCAAGCCGTACGTGATCCTCGACAAAGGCGGCGTCAAAGTAGGCGTGATCGGCTTCTCCACACCGCAAACGTCAACGACCACCAAATCGACCAACATCGAAGGCCTGTCCTTCCCTGATCCGGCACCGATCGCAAAAAAACTGTCGGAAGAGCTGAAAGCACAAGGCGTCGATGTCGTCATCGTCACCTCCCACTTGCCGGGCGAGCAAGAAAAAGCTACGAAAGAAATCATGGGCGAACTGGTTGACCTCGCGAACGGCACCGGCAAAGGCTACCTCGACGCGATCGTCGGTGGCCACTCCCACCAACGCGTGGCAGGTCATGTCAACGGCATCCCGGTGGTAGAAGCTTCGCAATGGACCTGGGCGCTGGGCCACATCCAACTGTTCGTAGACAAAGACAACAAAGGCATCGTGTCCTCCAACGCAGGTCTGCTGGAAACGTACACCAACCTGACGACTGGCGATGCAGCCGTGAAACAGATCGTCAAAGGCTACAAAGACCAAGTGGCAGTGAAAGAAGCAGAAGTGCAAGGCATCGCTGCAACCGCACTGTCCCGCAAATCGTACCGCATGGCGAAAAACGGCAACCAAGACCGTGACGGCGTGACCGCGCTTGGCATGAGCATCACCGACTCGATGCGTAAATCGTCCAACTCCGACATCGCCTTCACCAACGCAGGCGGCGTCCGCGCCGATGTGGACGCAGGCGAAATGACCTACGGCGAAATGTTCGCAGTTCTGCCGTTTGGCAACGTGAACATGACCGGTACGATGACCTCCGAGCAAGTAAAACGCGCGGTTGACGTCATCGACAAGTATTCCAAACTGATCGCACTGCAATGGTCGGGCATCAATGTCGAGTGGGACGGCACCCGTCCGGCTGGCGACATGGTCACCAAGATCACCTTGACTGACGGCACCCCGATCTACGTGGACGGCAAATACAACACCGACCGCACCTTCAAAGTGACCACCAACGACTTCATGGCAACCGGTACCGGCGACGGCTACCTCGTGTTTGGCGAAGTGAAGGACT from Tumebacillus algifaecis encodes the following:
- the dinB gene encoding DNA polymerase IV, which gives rise to MERTILHLDMDAFFASVEQRDAPELRGRPVIIGGSAEGRGVVSTCSYEARTFGVRSAMPTAQAKRLCPDGIFLFPNMKKYSLVSRQMFAILERYTPLIEKLSVDEAFLDVTGSRKLFGDGVMIAERLKREISAELGLTASVGVAPNKFLAKLGSDLDKPNGLVVLTPDDLVARIHHLPVNRLWGVGAKSAEQLLRLGLKTIGDVAQMDLKRMRMHLGDFADHLYLLANGIDDRPVETQREAKSIGHETTFAEDVRDLSFLETTLLGQAEKVARRLRQAGLEGRTITLKLRYAPFRTITRSHTLEIPTCLELILYEPVKTLLAKCALTPSDAIRLIGVSIGGLVPAGETHTKQLSLFDDAPISTPDPRQQELSKTVDKLKDKFGENILTRARLIKRNDS
- a CDS encoding RNA polymerase sigma factor SigX, which translates into the protein MEGYARMAEHPSPQTAPPFQDVFTNYYAQVVRQITRITRDQATAEDLAQDVFLKLYDQDLREIENLGGWLTQAGIYAAYNHLRSERRRASRDGQQELPGGTLEPSTEERWLKQEEIEAVREALTALGERDRVLLLMKYSGYNYQELAQATSIDSGSVGTLLARARRKFRDLYQRKREGDR
- a CDS encoding anti-sigma factor family protein translates to MIQCPQEARIQSYLDGELTRDERKELARHLDHCTLCTQVLHELKRLTAWSDEALSESFSPLPDEAKIDVAQAWDTFQARLHQRNQTVEPPVETSEMIQPTSSTKMKRSWFTMAKTYQKWIAGTAAAAVVISVLTIPQVQAAAGDLLSIFRVNKIESVKITQEELRSIEQLFNGNEIGEKTIAGLGTFSVDHPSEYQSFDSEASLKEAGHPLVPMPSGYKFSSASTNPEYTVHIQLDTVKANKMLTQLGAGVQFDEKLNNKRFSLTVPKTTHYYFSDDANPNTNLSYQLIGAPKLDVPADVDVEELRRTILASPLIPSGVSKQLASIKDWQSTLPIPFVEGNDQVEEVKVNGHKGLFIKNRHGYGGSLMWEQDGLIRQLEYNNYADPSTQDAKSILLDTAKLYN
- a CDS encoding ABC transporter ATP-binding protein; protein product: MNEMVIETWNLTKQYDGKAGCKDISLQVPRGVVYGFLGPNGAGKSTFVRTMLGLIHPTGGRAEMLGRPIGDIEARQSVGYLPELFRYQEWLTGRQLLDTHAELAKVPRPERKKRVDDLIERVGLNGRENEKIRGYSKGMQQRIGLAAALISNPDLIFLDEPTSALDPIGRREVRDLMAELRREGKTVFLNSHLLSEVETVCDHVAIIHKSELIVQGEWRKLTDVQAKVSIRAGGMTPAVWGSLEGLVTSWEPLEHHALDGTGRFLLHLTAEEQIPELVNRLSQRGVMLYELLPTQPHLEDVFLYWVNRKEQEHVLNRQAIV
- a CDS encoding ABC transporter permease, with protein sequence MFSIAKLSFKETLYKRIFLIAVLMTLAFLAFFGIANHYASKDMTENFDFAGMEIGQALLQNTFFAVQVLSIGLFFANFITILLTILSTVGTVSGEIESHQIDTLLARPLKRRDLILGKFIGLGGLMMLYSVFIFGGVILMNQLFGGVLAIHLSAGQIVKAGLMFALLPLLVTAIGLWLSTRLTTINGGIIMIVMYGIGFIGGFMEQFGVLMNNRSLENIGILSSIVFPLDSLFRRMSVYLFDVADNPLSFASQGIFASASTPSNLMLVYSALYGVLILFFAIRKFTKRDV
- the thrS gene encoding threonine--tRNA ligase → MSINISLPDGSVRSYEGEQVTPAEVAASIGKGLAKAALAAKVDGRLVDLSHPIKQDAEIAIVTWDSTEGHEVFWHTSTHIMAQAVKRLFPDAQLTVGPTLDEGYFYDIDTPRTLTPEDVEKIEAEMKKIIEADFPIVRKELSREDAIAYFTSIGELYKVEIIKDLPEDEVISAYTQGEFTDLCYGPHLPSTGKIKAHKITNIAGAYWRGDQNNKQLQRLYGVSYPSQKELDQYIFRIEEAKKRDHRRLGKELGLFSLRDESPAIPFWLPKGRVLWNTLRDWSYKTQLRLGYQEINTPQVLKVDLFHQSGHYDFYKENMYFMNQDGTEYGLKPMNCPAHCLVFSEGVHSYRDLPIRYSEYERLHRWEMSGAVHGLMRVRGLCQDDAHLFCTEDQIESEIMGVLKLLDKTYTTLGLSYKVKLSTRPEEFMGDINLWNQAEATLEKTLNDINADWVLNPGDGAFYGPKLDFDVTDSLGRTWQCATLQLDFQLPIRFNLSYVDRDGGHKTPIIIHRAIFGSIERFIGILIEHFAGAFPTWLAPEQVRILAIADRHVEYAEQLKEKLLDLEIRATVDSDHEKIGYKIRNGQLQKVPYMLVVGDREAETNSVSVRSREAGDLGSKSVDQFITDILAEINEKRLSQSHLAPTEA
- a CDS encoding 5'-nucleotidase C-terminal domain-containing protein gives rise to the protein MKKSTVKFGVLAVVASLTTALYSPQALATGVEATSAPVVQKTDLQLAQMKGAIVGYPGTTDLKAEKYVTRAELVAMINKALSLPDVKVKKSSFHDLAQWQSQIVENAVAAGLVSGVGNGAFEPNREVTRQEMAVIIGASMNGGKVPTVNQNVLNYFKDSDAIASWAKPFVAYSTIAGIFEPNADGNFDANKKMTRGEAAKALKYVLFDVLDILTTNDIHGNIEVQFDKNKNQNQGGMETIGGIVNDFRAVNPKGTIVVDGGDAWQGTLISNLFNGESVIESMEEIKYDAMAIGNHEFDFGRDVLINNIKKSSVPIISANVIEDSTGKLVDWTKPYVILDKGGVKVGVIGFSTPQTSTTTKSTNIEGLSFPDPAPIAKKLSEELKAQGVDVVIVTSHLPGEQEKATKEIMGELVDLANGTGKGYLDAIVGGHSHQRVAGHVNGIPVVEASQWTWALGHIQLFVDKDNKGIVSSNAGLLETYTNLTTGDAAVKQIVKGYKDQVAVKEAEVQGIAATALSRKSYRMAKNGNQDRDGVTALGMSITDSMRKSSNSDIAFTNAGGVRADVDAGEMTYGEMFAVLPFGNVNMTGTMTSEQVKRAVDVIDKYSKLIALQWSGINVEWDGTRPAGDMVTKITLTDGTPIYVDGKYNTDRTFKVTTNDFMATGTGDGYLVFGEVKDWQLGDVMLDGWVNMVKELHTQGKQVSVTPDGRDIRTDLDK